The Amycolatopsis sp. 195334CR genome includes a window with the following:
- a CDS encoding mandelate racemase/muconate lactonizing enzyme family protein, whose product MRITGFRTLHTVHEWGRPVGDANGVFADGRVPVPIVLVDTDEGITGVGLGPHVDADAIFAAIDGEDPRAVTALYDRMLRQTFKAGHAGAVFGTIGAFDTALWDIKAQAAGEPLWRLLGGRDRRVPAYASGLDIGLTDAELVVVYQEYAEHGLRAAKLKGGLDVDRDRHRLTLVREVLAGAARGPRPVLMLDANESWSRKQAVRHVGELERTLDLTWVEEPVRRWDADGLAAVGRGVRASIAGGENLSGLEQFRPLLAAGALDVVQTSAVWGITHFLRVATLAHAHDLPVSPVGTTPAGLLHAAASAPNHLAAELQDLRPPRGVLVDVHVEDGHFVLGDSAGIGVRIEEELIRARPGVPAGGGPNVRPESAGRRLLPVPDGMPARPGVVRPLPLRQADRT is encoded by the coding sequence ATGCGGATCACCGGGTTCCGAACGCTGCACACGGTCCACGAATGGGGACGGCCGGTCGGGGACGCCAACGGCGTGTTCGCCGACGGCCGGGTGCCCGTGCCGATCGTCCTGGTGGACACCGACGAGGGGATCACCGGGGTCGGCCTCGGGCCGCACGTCGACGCCGACGCGATCTTCGCCGCCATCGACGGCGAAGACCCGCGCGCGGTCACCGCGCTCTACGACCGCATGCTGCGGCAGACGTTCAAAGCCGGGCACGCGGGCGCGGTGTTCGGCACCATCGGTGCCTTCGACACCGCGCTGTGGGACATCAAGGCCCAGGCCGCCGGGGAACCGCTCTGGCGGCTGCTCGGCGGCCGCGACCGGCGCGTGCCCGCCTACGCGTCCGGTTTGGACATCGGCCTCACCGACGCCGAACTCGTGGTGGTGTACCAGGAATACGCCGAACACGGGCTGCGCGCGGCCAAGCTCAAGGGCGGGCTGGACGTCGACCGGGACCGGCACCGGCTGACGCTGGTCCGCGAAGTGCTCGCCGGTGCCGCCCGCGGCCCGCGGCCCGTGCTGATGCTCGACGCGAACGAGTCGTGGTCCCGCAAGCAGGCCGTGCGCCACGTGGGCGAACTGGAACGCACCCTCGACCTCACCTGGGTCGAGGAACCGGTCCGGCGCTGGGACGCCGACGGGCTCGCCGCCGTCGGCCGGGGCGTCCGCGCCTCGATCGCCGGCGGCGAGAACCTGTCCGGCCTCGAACAGTTCCGCCCGCTGCTCGCCGCCGGCGCCCTCGACGTGGTCCAGACCAGCGCGGTCTGGGGCATCACCCACTTCCTGCGGGTGGCCACCCTGGCCCACGCCCACGACCTGCCGGTCAGCCCGGTCGGCACCACCCCCGCCGGCCTGCTGCACGCCGCCGCCTCGGCGCCGAACCACCTGGCCGCCGAACTGCAGGACCTCCGGCCACCCCGCGGCGTGCTCGTCGACGTGCACGTGGAGGACGGCCACTTCGTGCTCGGCGACTCGGCGGGCATCGGCGTCCGGATCGAAGAGGAGCTGATCCGGGCGCGGCCCGGTGTCCCGGCGGGCGGCGGGCCGAACGTCCGGCCGGAATCGGCCGGGCGCCGCCTGCTCCCCGTGCCGGACGGCATGCCCGCCCGCCCCGGTGTGGTCCGGCCGCTCCCCCTCCGCCAGGCCGACCGGACCTGA